From Chlamydiifrater volucris, one genomic window encodes:
- the mreD gene encoding rod shape-determining protein MreD, which yields MYKQPTSISFFLSLAIFLILPSLHVFKTQHIKLLCFAPYLAASAYSHSKPQVLLKSMFIGFLYDCFSSAAFGIYALLYVLSCSMTYNLKNVFLEEKLFSVPLITTIFSLVFSLLSYPVFSLFHFHVFSQKQLVFDVKNALTVDFCYAIIIYVIPCLISKGSRRILSLIRRFL from the coding sequence ATGTACAAACAACCCACTTCAATCAGTTTTTTTTTATCTTTGGCAATATTTTTGATTCTACCTTCCTTGCACGTATTTAAAACACAACACATTAAGCTTTTGTGTTTTGCGCCTTATCTTGCGGCTTCAGCTTACAGTCATAGCAAACCTCAGGTATTGCTAAAATCTATGTTTATAGGCTTTCTTTATGATTGTTTCTCATCCGCAGCTTTTGGAATTTATGCCCTTCTTTATGTCCTCTCTTGTTCAATGACCTATAACTTAAAAAACGTCTTTCTGGAGGAAAAACTATTTTCTGTCCCTCTGATTACAACAATTTTTTCCTTGGTGTTTTCTCTCCTTTCTTATCCTGTTTTTTCTTTATTCCACTTCCATGTGTTCTCTCAAAAACAACTTGTATTTGATGTTAAAAATGCCCTCACAGTGGACTTCTGTTATGCAATAATAATCTACGTCATCCCTTGTCTTATATCTAAGGGAAGTCGTAGAATACTTTCGCTAATAAGGAGATTCTTATGA
- a CDS encoding UbiD family decarboxylase translates to MSLDLRKFLSLLRKSNQLIDVEVPVDPNLELAEIHRRVINEGGGALLFHKVLGSPFPVVTNLFGTRQRVDLAFSSCPKTIFEDAKLLVSTPPSVASFWKRRSLIWRGLRAGKRKMPSFFCPLKRMVSPDLNKIPMIKSWPEDGGHFVTLPLVYTKSILTGKENLGMYRLQRFDSSTLGLHFQIQKGGGAHLHEAEQLDKDLPVGIFISGNPFLILSAITPLPESISELLFCSFLQKRKIRWSDCEESTLPILHDAEFAFFGESMKHLRRLEGPFGDHYGYYSLAHNFPIFKCYSIYHRKNAIYPATVVGKPRQEDFFLGEQIQDYMSPLISLVMPSVSSLHTYAEAGFHCLASAVVKERYHKEALVSAFRILGEGQLSLTKFLLLTNVNVDLRDFKSVLTVILERATPHKDLLVFSDTSIDTLDYTGTSLNKGSKAILMGLGAPKRKLPLEYQGTSIPGIVHATPYSPGCLVLQGASDCSIHTVLDHPSTKDWPLVILTDDIHKTIESPLSFLWHVFTRFAPATDLHVRIDGICSHRPMYTFPFVIDARMKPHYPKEVEVDPETYRLVSSRWRTYFS, encoded by the coding sequence ATGTCTTTAGACCTTAGAAAGTTCCTGTCCCTTCTAAGAAAGTCTAACCAGCTCATAGATGTCGAAGTCCCTGTAGACCCTAATTTAGAATTGGCAGAGATTCATCGCAGGGTTATCAACGAGGGGGGAGGGGCTCTTTTATTTCATAAAGTTTTGGGATCTCCATTTCCCGTCGTTACCAATCTGTTTGGAACAAGGCAGAGAGTTGACTTGGCTTTTTCTTCGTGCCCAAAAACTATTTTTGAGGACGCGAAGCTCCTGGTGTCTACTCCTCCCTCGGTAGCATCTTTTTGGAAGAGGCGCTCGCTTATTTGGCGAGGATTACGTGCTGGCAAGAGAAAAATGCCATCCTTTTTCTGTCCTTTGAAAAGGATGGTGTCTCCCGATCTGAACAAAATTCCTATGATTAAATCGTGGCCAGAGGATGGTGGGCACTTTGTTACCCTTCCTTTAGTGTATACAAAATCTATCCTCACGGGAAAAGAAAATTTGGGAATGTATCGCCTCCAACGTTTTGACTCCTCTACTTTAGGGTTGCATTTCCAAATTCAAAAAGGAGGGGGGGCCCACCTCCATGAGGCAGAACAACTAGATAAAGATCTTCCCGTAGGCATTTTCATTAGTGGGAACCCTTTCTTAATTCTTTCAGCTATAACACCTCTTCCTGAGAGCATTTCTGAACTTCTGTTTTGCTCCTTCTTACAAAAAAGAAAAATTCGATGGTCTGACTGTGAAGAATCTACCCTACCCATCCTTCATGACGCCGAATTTGCTTTTTTTGGAGAATCAATGAAACACTTACGAAGACTTGAAGGACCTTTTGGTGATCATTATGGGTACTATAGTTTGGCTCATAATTTTCCTATCTTCAAATGCTATTCTATCTACCACCGCAAAAATGCTATCTATCCGGCAACGGTAGTGGGGAAACCTCGTCAAGAAGACTTCTTTCTAGGGGAACAAATACAAGATTACATGTCTCCTTTAATTTCCCTAGTAATGCCCTCTGTCTCTTCTCTACACACCTATGCTGAGGCAGGTTTTCATTGTTTAGCTTCCGCCGTGGTTAAAGAACGATACCATAAAGAAGCTTTAGTCTCCGCTTTTCGGATTTTAGGTGAAGGGCAATTATCACTAACAAAATTTCTCCTTTTGACAAACGTTAACGTGGACTTAAGAGATTTCAAATCTGTACTGACAGTGATTTTGGAAAGAGCTACTCCGCACAAAGACCTTCTTGTTTTTTCTGATACAAGCATCGATACCCTAGACTATACGGGCACCAGTCTGAACAAAGGGTCCAAGGCCATTTTAATGGGACTAGGAGCTCCCAAAAGAAAACTTCCATTAGAGTATCAAGGAACGTCTATACCCGGCATTGTTCATGCAACTCCATACTCCCCTGGATGCCTAGTCTTGCAAGGAGCATCTGATTGCTCTATTCATACGGTACTAGATCACCCTTCTACCAAAGATTGGCCGCTGGTCATCTTAACCGACGATATCCACAAAACTATCGAAAGCCCTCTCTCCTTCCTTTGGCATGTTTTTACTCGATTTGCTCCAGCAACAGATCTTCATGTTCGTATTGATGGTATTTGTTCCCATCGTCCGATGTACACATTTCCTTTTGTTATTGACGCCAGAATGAAACCTCACTACCCCAAAGAAGTGGAAGTAGATCCAGAAACCTACCGACTTGTCTCCTCTCGATGGAGAACTTATTTTTCATAA
- the rpmB gene encoding 50S ribosomal protein L28: protein MSRRCQITGKRPERGFTYTIRGIAKKKKGIGLKVTGKTKRRFLPNIIKKRLWSPEENRFLKLKISTSALRLIDKIGLKRALSANKSSKNS from the coding sequence ATGTCTAGAAGATGCCAAATTACAGGCAAAAGACCCGAGAGAGGTTTTACCTACACCATACGTGGTATTGCTAAGAAAAAGAAAGGGATTGGTTTAAAGGTTACGGGGAAGACCAAGAGACGCTTTCTTCCTAACATTATAAAAAAACGTCTTTGGTCTCCAGAAGAGAATAGATTTTTAAAGCTAAAAATTTCTACCAGTGCCCTTCGGCTAATTGATAAAATAGGCTTGAAAAGAGCTTTATCCGCCAATAAGTCGTCTAAAAATTCTTAG
- the ltuB gene encoding late transcription unit protein LtuB, whose protein sequence is MAKKKNRKKKSSKKNPEARNQSITEVSMGAIKRNSSSKKLSKSSFDKKNVVSKLANSKELEEKARKFDEIVNGMLKARTNKQEKLLIFNHEKGFIYSDIDTLGKYSVKL, encoded by the coding sequence GTGGCGAAAAAGAAAAATCGAAAAAAAAAATCTTCTAAAAAGAATCCTGAAGCTAGAAATCAAAGTATAACGGAAGTGTCCATGGGCGCCATAAAAAGGAATTCTTCAAGTAAGAAGCTTTCTAAAAGCTCTTTCGATAAGAAGAATGTTGTAAGTAAGTTAGCTAATTCCAAAGAGTTAGAAGAAAAGGCAAGAAAATTTGATGAAATAGTAAACGGGATGCTTAAAGCTAGGACAAACAAACAAGAAAAGCTCCTAATATTTAATCATGAAAAGGGATTCATTTACTCAGATATAGATACTTTAGGAAAGTACTCCGTTAAACTATAG
- a CDS encoding tetrahydrofolate dehydrogenase/cyclohydrolase catalytic domain-containing protein produces MILYGQPVAEKIFEKISQDIRKASSKPGLAVILVGNNAASEVYVGTKVRRAKELGMNSKAYRLPSDVEPSKVLELIQTLNSDPETHGILLQLPLPKHLDADAIISTIAPEKDVDGLTPINMGKLLAEIPGGFIPCTPAGIVEILNHYSIPMEGKHVVILGRSNIVGKPLAALMMQKHAMTNASVTVLHSKSENIKEILLSADIIVSAIGSPFFVKENMVSPKSVIIDVGISKIPDDSSPKGYQIVGDVDFNNVVTKCSAITPVPLGVGPTTVAMLMRNTWESYQRLEIFGLSS; encoded by the coding sequence ATGATTTTATACGGACAGCCAGTAGCGGAAAAAATTTTTGAAAAGATTTCCCAGGATATAAGGAAAGCATCTTCGAAACCTGGGTTAGCCGTGATTTTGGTAGGCAACAACGCTGCGTCAGAAGTCTATGTGGGAACAAAGGTTAGACGCGCTAAAGAGTTAGGAATGAATTCTAAAGCCTATAGGCTACCTTCTGATGTAGAACCGTCTAAAGTTCTGGAATTGATACAAACTTTGAACTCAGATCCTGAAACACATGGGATTCTCCTCCAGCTCCCGTTACCAAAACACCTGGATGCTGATGCTATTATTAGCACCATAGCTCCGGAGAAGGACGTTGATGGTTTAACACCGATAAATATGGGGAAGTTGTTAGCAGAAATCCCTGGGGGGTTTATCCCTTGTACCCCAGCAGGCATCGTAGAAATTCTTAATCATTATTCTATACCTATGGAGGGTAAACATGTTGTTATCCTGGGCCGTAGTAATATCGTAGGGAAACCCCTGGCTGCCCTTATGATGCAAAAGCACGCTATGACAAATGCTTCAGTGACCGTTCTTCATAGCAAGTCGGAAAATATTAAAGAGATACTCCTTAGTGCCGATATTATTGTTTCAGCTATAGGTTCACCATTTTTTGTTAAGGAAAATATGGTCTCACCCAAGTCTGTCATAATAGACGTTGGAATTTCAAAAATTCCTGACGACAGCTCTCCTAAAGGCTATCAAATCGTCGGTGATGTTGATTTTAATAATGTTGTGACAAAGTGTTCCGCCATTACGCCCGTCCCTCTCGGGGTGGGTCCAACTACAGTGGCTATGCTAATGAGAAATACATGGGAAA
- a CDS encoding phospholipase D-like domain-containing protein, translating into MKNKKIKPLTKFFFSLVFLIGGGGLLLENSDDLKTLEKSKDPVIYSSQCKDNVRGVLCHSMRKAANSIFVRIYNLSDEWIIDTLHRKASEKVPVRLHYYQLKNEKNFSQIHPNIQAFPFLTSNQRNSLMHIKTTVVDNSTVWIGSANYTVDSLDLDSNLTIGIRSHELSDLVIKNSSGTCFVNNKQIDYFTFPEDSDRGLKQILALINDSKRSIKVGMFALTEPSLLGALYEAYKRGIDTQIIIDKSYAALTKQTLTSECHYSSDMPIWVKTSRYKLHHKFAWIDDSILISGSANWSRNGFHNNVENILILHDLTSQQNKKMLNIWNHLSANKTPMEEYLKVTKNCFGEMINRGGKKSKNCIDKRSLAPSLTFLENYYSDLAA; encoded by the coding sequence ATGAAAAACAAAAAAATAAAACCTCTGACTAAATTCTTCTTTTCACTGGTCTTCTTAATAGGAGGAGGTGGGCTTCTACTAGAAAATTCCGACGACCTAAAAACACTAGAGAAATCCAAAGATCCTGTCATATACTCGTCCCAATGCAAAGATAACGTGAGAGGAGTCTTATGTCATTCCATGCGGAAGGCCGCAAATAGTATTTTTGTTAGAATATACAACCTGTCCGATGAATGGATCATCGATACTTTACATAGAAAAGCCTCGGAGAAGGTACCTGTTCGCCTACATTATTATCAGCTGAAAAATGAAAAAAATTTTTCTCAAATCCATCCAAACATTCAGGCCTTTCCTTTTCTGACATCGAACCAGAGGAACTCACTAATGCACATAAAAACTACTGTCGTTGATAATTCAACTGTATGGATAGGATCCGCTAACTATACTGTGGACTCTCTGGACCTAGATTCTAACCTAACTATAGGAATCAGAAGTCATGAATTGAGCGATCTGGTAATCAAAAATTCTTCCGGAACGTGCTTTGTTAACAACAAACAGATTGATTATTTCACTTTTCCAGAAGACTCTGACCGAGGACTCAAACAGATACTAGCTTTAATAAATGATTCAAAAAGATCAATCAAGGTAGGTATGTTTGCGCTTACAGAACCCAGCTTGTTGGGCGCTCTTTATGAAGCTTACAAGAGGGGCATCGATACCCAGATTATCATAGATAAGTCTTATGCTGCACTAACAAAACAGACTCTTACCTCAGAATGTCACTATAGTTCAGACATGCCCATATGGGTAAAGACCTCTAGATACAAGTTACATCACAAATTTGCTTGGATAGATGATTCTATTCTCATATCTGGTTCTGCTAATTGGTCTAGAAATGGCTTTCACAACAATGTAGAGAATATTCTTATACTTCACGACCTAACTTCACAACAAAATAAAAAGATGCTCAATATTTGGAACCACCTTTCAGCAAACAAAACCCCTATGGAAGAATACTTAAAGGTTACAAAAAATTGCTTCGGAGAGATGATCAATAGGGGCGGAAAAAAATCGAAAAACTGTATAGACAAGCGCTCCTTAGCACCTTCTTTAACATTTTTAGAAAACTATTACTCAGACTTAGCCGCATAA